Proteins from a single region of Acidianus ambivalens:
- a CDS encoding nucleotidyltransferase domain-containing protein, which produces MVSEPYASLLNKMVSIMKEEFKDSLISVVLYGSVARGDNRKDSDVDLIVVIKDLPKDSMLKRIRLFETKVEDKLNLEEYWKEGYYITLSPVLKTPEEAVRFSPLYLDLVYDGIILYDKDNFFLNTLEKLKEKLKELGAERVRQGKMWYWILKKDYKFGDVIEL; this is translated from the coding sequence GTGGTTTCAGAACCTTACGCTTCTCTCTTGAACAAGATGGTCTCGATCATGAAGGAGGAATTTAAGGACTCTTTGATTTCAGTAGTCTTATACGGTAGCGTAGCAAGGGGAGATAATAGGAAAGATAGCGACGTGGATTTAATCGTCGTAATAAAGGATTTACCTAAGGATAGTATGCTAAAAAGGATAAGGTTATTTGAAACTAAAGTAGAGGATAAACTTAATCTGGAGGAATATTGGAAGGAAGGATATTACATTACACTATCCCCTGTACTCAAAACTCCTGAGGAGGCAGTAAGATTTTCTCCCCTCTACCTAGATTTAGTATATGACGGAATTATATTATATGATAAGGACAACTTTTTCCTAAATACCCTAGAAAAATTAAAGGAGAAATTAAAGGAACTTGGCGCAGAAAGGGTAAGGCAAGGTAAAATGTGGTACTGGATTTTGAAAAAGGATTATAAATTTGGTGATGTAATTGAACTTTGA
- a CDS encoding HEPN domain-containing protein, whose protein sequence is MNFDDIALSYIRQAEERIELAKTELNKKNYHIVVRFCQEAVELLLKASLKLVGVEVPKFHDVGPTLKTNSSKFPDWFGHKIDLFASYSRSLRKERELSVYGDEETGTPPELLYSEYDANEALRMAQEVLEYVKKLYEEKKKMR, encoded by the coding sequence TTGAACTTTGACGATATTGCATTATCTTACATAAGACAGGCAGAAGAGAGAATCGAATTAGCAAAAACAGAGCTAAATAAAAAGAACTATCATATTGTAGTTAGGTTCTGTCAGGAAGCAGTTGAACTATTGTTAAAAGCTAGCCTTAAACTAGTGGGAGTAGAAGTGCCTAAATTTCACGATGTAGGTCCAACATTAAAAACTAACTCTAGTAAGTTTCCAGATTGGTTCGGTCATAAGATTGACCTTTTTGCTTCTTACTCGAGGTCATTAAGAAAAGAAAGAGAGTTATCAGTGTATGGAGATGAGGAAACCGGAACTCCGCCAGAACTTTTGTATTCTGAATATGACGCAAACGAGGCATTAAGAATGGCACAAGAAGTACTAGAATATGTTAAAAAATTATATGAAGAGAAGAAGAAAATGAGATAA
- a CDS encoding M1 family aminopeptidase: MVDRVGKNYVLKEHEIHYPENYDFRILHYIYYLEIYPEESRIKGKAVVKFLGKDLILHARHFQINKIKLDGKEANYSYDGEKISIQGEGKEAEIEYEAKPVLGLIFKKLKDYIEVATTGEVDQARNWIPILDDPRVKTTTEFYIKVRKPYIALSNGRLIDKKEDGDFITFHWLMNKPHSPYLNSIAVGMFSKEEDEWEGVKLENYLPKGYEEFFWNLSSVKKAIEFFSSYTGVKYPYCRYAQVVLFSMNGGMEYITSTHLTWRVIHDKIAEKNYSSENLIAHELAHQWFGDLITTKDWPNIWLNEGFASYFEALYVEHEKGREEFLYNLYNKWKGYEEEKEKYTRPIVCRYYKWGDELFDRHTYNKGALFLHKLRNFLGDETFRKGIKEYLERFKYRSVDTEDFKKVMEEVSGKDLTFLFDQFIYSAFNPSVEVTSIDGGVRIKNEVEVDVKIGKEIRKVKPGESLLSGEYVCVDPNFSSLAEVEDKQGEEALIKESKDEELICRIRAVTSLSRFSDFKSIQALKERLENDFWGVSYESAISLGKIKNDDALNALMLNHENPKVMVGIAKALGEFKFNQKAKDFLLEIMEKAESYHVRAEAIVSLGKIGFTDVKEKIISHFEDESYADIVPSAVIEALSYFGDDESFRFVIDHGLKNEKETIRAAVARNLWRFGDKSREYLYYLVKDPSPIVRGATIKSLEELKMKDLLRTIVDNEDEELRNRSNALRVLYKLGQ, translated from the coding sequence ATGGTCGATAGAGTAGGTAAAAATTACGTCCTAAAAGAACATGAAATTCATTATCCAGAGAATTATGATTTCAGGATTTTACATTATATCTACTACCTAGAAATTTATCCTGAGGAAAGCAGAATAAAGGGAAAAGCCGTAGTAAAATTTCTAGGAAAAGATTTAATTTTACATGCTAGGCATTTTCAAATTAATAAGATCAAACTAGACGGAAAGGAAGCAAATTATTCTTACGATGGCGAGAAAATAAGCATACAAGGGGAAGGAAAAGAGGCCGAAATAGAATATGAAGCAAAACCCGTCTTAGGGCTTATTTTCAAGAAATTAAAGGACTATATAGAAGTAGCAACTACTGGGGAAGTAGATCAAGCTAGAAATTGGATTCCTATCCTAGACGATCCCAGAGTGAAAACTACTACCGAATTTTATATCAAAGTAAGAAAACCATACATTGCATTATCCAATGGTAGATTAATAGATAAAAAAGAGGACGGAGACTTCATTACTTTTCACTGGCTAATGAACAAACCCCACTCTCCTTACCTTAATAGTATAGCTGTAGGAATGTTCTCTAAAGAGGAGGACGAGTGGGAAGGAGTAAAATTAGAAAATTACTTACCCAAGGGATATGAAGAATTCTTTTGGAATTTATCCTCAGTAAAGAAGGCTATAGAATTCTTCTCATCTTATACTGGAGTAAAATATCCTTACTGCAGATACGCACAAGTAGTACTTTTTTCTATGAACGGTGGAATGGAGTATATTACCTCAACTCACCTAACTTGGAGAGTAATCCACGATAAGATTGCGGAGAAGAATTATTCCTCAGAAAATCTAATTGCTCATGAACTAGCTCACCAATGGTTCGGAGACTTAATAACAACAAAGGATTGGCCAAACATTTGGCTCAACGAAGGTTTTGCAAGTTATTTTGAGGCACTTTACGTGGAGCATGAGAAAGGAAGGGAAGAATTCCTTTATAACCTCTATAATAAGTGGAAAGGTTATGAGGAAGAGAAGGAAAAATATACCAGACCAATTGTCTGTCGTTATTATAAGTGGGGAGACGAACTTTTCGACAGACACACTTACAACAAGGGGGCATTATTCCTTCATAAATTAAGGAATTTTCTAGGAGATGAGACATTTAGGAAGGGGATTAAAGAATACCTAGAGAGATTTAAATACCGTTCAGTTGATACCGAGGATTTTAAGAAAGTAATGGAAGAAGTTTCCGGGAAAGATTTGACTTTCCTATTTGACCAATTTATATACTCCGCTTTTAATCCTTCAGTGGAAGTAACTTCAATTGACGGAGGAGTTAGGATAAAGAATGAGGTTGAAGTAGACGTAAAGATAGGTAAGGAGATAAGAAAAGTCAAGCCTGGAGAAAGTCTATTATCAGGAGAATACGTTTGTGTAGACCCTAATTTTTCCTCTTTAGCAGAGGTTGAGGATAAGCAAGGAGAAGAAGCTTTAATAAAAGAAAGTAAGGACGAAGAATTAATTTGTAGAATTAGGGCAGTTACTTCGCTCTCAAGGTTTTCTGATTTTAAATCAATTCAAGCATTAAAGGAAAGGTTAGAAAACGACTTTTGGGGAGTATCTTACGAGTCTGCAATCTCCTTAGGTAAAATAAAGAACGACGACGCATTAAACGCATTAATGTTGAATCACGAAAATCCTAAGGTAATGGTAGGTATTGCAAAGGCATTAGGAGAATTCAAATTTAATCAAAAGGCCAAGGACTTTCTCTTAGAGATAATGGAGAAAGCTGAAAGTTATCACGTAAGGGCAGAGGCAATTGTTAGCCTAGGTAAGATAGGATTTACAGACGTTAAGGAGAAAATTATAAGTCATTTTGAAGACGAAAGTTATGCTGATATAGTACCTTCTGCAGTGATAGAGGCTTTAAGCTATTTTGGGGACGACGAATCCTTTAGGTTTGTGATAGACCACGGGCTTAAGAACGAAAAAGAAACTATTAGGGCAGCAGTCGCAAGGAATTTATGGAGATTTGGAGACAAAAGTAGGGAATACTTATACTACTTGGTTAAGGATCCTTCACCTATTGTAAGAGGTGCAACAATTAAATCTCTTGAGGAATTAAAAATGAAGGATTTACTCAGGACGATCGTGGATAACGAAGACGAGGAGTTAAGGAATAGGTCAAACGCTTTAAGAGTGTTGTATAAGTTAGGACAGTAA
- a CDS encoding ATP-binding protein, translating to MICNIPKVTVTTWNSNNVILVGPTYKQYLDKALNSIRNNDIASIIGQPGMGKTTILKKVQEIVKDALYMDLASKNEIEDEFWSKIDKNEIRQKVLPRLDKKKYGYSFWKRLLGIKFEDWLNKVCGKYNDPLLRLYCFDYQKDFDGMIKAISDLKEIEHLSLLIDEVRENHIPKIHRLINSGLGVPILMAVPTEVYSKITDLAIRRRLDESRISLDNALTSEDIKEIVDAYCHEISDDLFPIVLSLWNGRELNTVSSILQFMKSEVEKFEKECSDSQDVVNCVKEKLKESHSLKNPEEESKQLEKMIRDLLSSLTKEFQVTYVHPRGKRVEVKGKYITLGIFFIKDGNAYVGLVKLLNDDRTDDDEVKLLSMLEKVEHEKKEYPVEKRFIITNSQKLNVDSTVTKVELTTMEAIRILQGDSEILEEKLKEILNSFSTKTSSASAVVST from the coding sequence ATGATATGTAATATTCCAAAAGTAACTGTAACAACTTGGAATTCAAATAATGTAATCCTGGTAGGGCCTACGTATAAACAATACTTGGATAAAGCTCTAAACTCAATAAGAAACAACGATATTGCCTCAATTATAGGCCAACCAGGGATGGGTAAAACTACAATATTGAAAAAAGTCCAGGAAATCGTAAAAGACGCGCTATATATGGATCTGGCAAGTAAAAATGAAATAGAGGATGAATTCTGGAGTAAAATAGACAAGAACGAAATTAGGCAGAAGGTCTTACCTAGGCTTGATAAGAAAAAATACGGCTATTCCTTTTGGAAGAGATTACTTGGAATAAAATTTGAGGATTGGCTAAATAAGGTATGCGGTAAATATAATGACCCTCTCCTTAGGTTATACTGTTTTGATTACCAAAAGGACTTTGACGGAATGATAAAGGCAATAAGCGACTTAAAAGAGATTGAACATCTATCTTTACTTATAGACGAAGTAAGGGAAAATCATATTCCGAAAATTCATAGACTAATAAACTCAGGTTTGGGAGTCCCAATATTAATGGCAGTGCCTACTGAAGTTTATAGTAAAATTACGGATTTAGCTATAAGGAGAAGACTGGACGAAAGTAGAATATCCCTCGATAATGCCTTAACTTCAGAGGACATTAAGGAAATAGTTGATGCGTATTGTCACGAAATATCTGACGATCTCTTTCCAATAGTTTTATCTTTATGGAACGGAAGAGAACTTAACACCGTAAGCTCTATACTTCAGTTTATGAAATCTGAAGTAGAAAAATTTGAAAAAGAATGCTCTGACTCCCAAGACGTCGTAAACTGTGTAAAAGAGAAGTTGAAGGAATCTCACAGCCTTAAAAATCCTGAAGAAGAGTCAAAGCAATTAGAGAAAATGATAAGGGATTTATTATCATCGTTAACCAAGGAATTCCAGGTAACTTACGTTCATCCCAGAGGAAAAAGAGTTGAAGTAAAAGGTAAGTATATAACCTTAGGAATATTCTTTATTAAAGACGGCAACGCTTACGTAGGTTTAGTGAAATTATTGAATGATGATAGGACTGATGACGACGAAGTGAAATTACTTTCGATGTTAGAAAAAGTTGAACATGAGAAGAAGGAATATCCGGTTGAAAAGAGGTTTATAATAACTAATTCTCAAAAGCTCAATGTAGACAGCACTGTAACAAAGGTAGAGTTAACTACAATGGAAGCGATTAGAATATTACAAGGAGATTCCGAAATTCTAGAGGAAAAACTAAAAGAAATACTGAATTCATTTAGCACTAAAACTTCGTCAGCAAGCGCAGTTGTAAGTACTTAA
- a CDS encoding PaREP1 family protein — protein MQIEIPDTIYNFIVESLGKDVSDTLVEAFLSSLAREDRIKIYIKLSREYEIKASDGETCWKALSYIFRAIAELEEMDISSYQDYYNLAEYLSFKENNTEIVKYFLNAEKLHAEFHPRPQDKDSFRVRMEYCKKLIEVAKEYLRKKSSRGNLSTYNCAC, from the coding sequence ATGCAAATAGAAATTCCTGATACAATTTATAACTTTATAGTAGAAAGTTTAGGAAAAGACGTCTCTGATACATTGGTCGAGGCGTTCTTATCATCTTTAGCTAGAGAAGATCGAATAAAAATTTATATAAAACTAAGTAGGGAATACGAAATAAAGGCTAGCGACGGAGAAACTTGTTGGAAAGCCTTATCTTACATATTTAGGGCAATAGCTGAACTTGAAGAAATGGATATTTCCTCTTATCAAGATTACTATAATTTAGCAGAATATTTGTCCTTTAAGGAAAATAATACGGAAATTGTAAAGTATTTTCTAAATGCAGAAAAACTTCACGCAGAATTTCATCCAAGACCTCAAGATAAAGATTCCTTTAGAGTAAGAATGGAGTACTGCAAAAAATTGATAGAAGTTGCAAAGGAATACTTACGAAAAAAGTCTTCCCGAGGAAATTTAAGTACTTACAACTGCGCTTGCTGA
- a CDS encoding ATP-binding protein — MDREKILKALIDWNFWYKEQFTGYPRNYSKQVLDIMKSGFVADVVGVKRSGKSTIFNQVISHLIKEEKISPFLTLLINFEDSRFAEIDNADKLFSLLQIYREETGINGKPYIFLDEVQKVKGWEGFVRSLIDRKEAYVAVSGSTSIINKGKVREVLAGRHISVEVLPLSFSEYLKFKGVQIGREIDLLAREEEIKRLFLEFLKFGGFPAVVNSEIKDKILLNLYDDIITKDVITQCKIRQEVKLRELSLFYISNVGNRISFRKISRSLNIPLNTVERFTSCLLDSMLIYFVPPLSPSLKEMVKGEKKVYSVDQGLSNVVGYKLNESLGSLLENAVYLELRRRYGGDSIFYYHGKNEVDFIIKINNEVRYAYQVTFTLNDEREIKGLKELEKKAGKKRIEKFIITFDDEEKVIDEIRVIKAWKWMWFGPH, encoded by the coding sequence ATGGATAGGGAGAAAATTCTCAAAGCATTAATTGACTGGAATTTCTGGTATAAGGAGCAATTTACAGGCTATCCTAGAAATTACTCAAAACAAGTGTTAGACATAATGAAATCGGGGTTTGTAGCAGATGTTGTAGGAGTTAAGAGGAGCGGGAAGTCTACAATATTTAATCAAGTAATCTCTCATCTAATAAAAGAGGAGAAAATTAGCCCTTTTCTTACACTTTTAATTAACTTTGAAGATTCTAGGTTTGCTGAAATTGATAATGCTGATAAACTATTTTCTCTTTTACAAATATATAGAGAAGAGACTGGAATAAATGGAAAGCCCTATATTTTTCTTGATGAGGTTCAGAAAGTTAAAGGTTGGGAGGGATTCGTCAGATCTTTAATAGACAGAAAAGAGGCTTACGTAGCAGTTTCTGGATCTACCTCAATTATTAATAAAGGAAAAGTTAGGGAAGTATTAGCTGGAAGGCACATTTCAGTTGAAGTATTACCTTTATCTTTTTCTGAATATTTAAAGTTTAAAGGTGTACAAATTGGGAGAGAAATCGATCTTTTAGCCAGAGAGGAGGAAATTAAAAGGTTATTTTTAGAATTTCTAAAATTTGGAGGCTTTCCAGCAGTAGTTAACAGCGAGATTAAGGATAAAATTTTACTCAATTTATACGACGATATAATAACTAAGGACGTGATAACTCAGTGCAAAATAAGGCAAGAGGTAAAATTAAGGGAATTATCCCTCTTTTATATTTCGAATGTGGGAAACAGAATTTCCTTTAGGAAGATTTCTAGGTCTTTAAATATTCCATTAAATACTGTGGAAAGGTTCACTTCTTGCCTTTTAGATTCTATGTTAATTTATTTTGTACCTCCTCTATCTCCATCCTTGAAGGAGATGGTGAAAGGAGAAAAGAAGGTCTATTCTGTAGACCAAGGTTTATCAAATGTTGTAGGCTATAAATTGAACGAGAGCCTCGGTTCTCTCCTTGAAAATGCTGTATATCTAGAGCTAAGGAGGAGATATGGAGGAGATTCAATTTTTTACTATCACGGTAAGAATGAAGTTGATTTCATAATAAAGATAAATAATGAGGTTCGTTACGCTTATCAAGTAACTTTTACGCTTAACGATGAAAGGGAAATTAAAGGATTAAAGGAGTTAGAAAAGAAAGCAGGGAAGAAAAGAATAGAAAAGTTCATTATAACCTTTGACGACGAGGAAAAAGTGATTGATGAAATAAGAGTAATAAAAGCATGGAAATGGATGTGGTTTGGTCCTCATTGA
- a CDS encoding IS607 family transposase, with amino-acid sequence MLRPKEVCQRLGISYATLREYVKKGYIKPVILQSGKWRFREEDVEKLMGIVRKRKVILYARVSSNAQKDDLINQVKYLEENVKDYDQVITDVGSGLNMKRKGFLKLLRMILNNEVSKVVIAYPETLTRFGFEIIEEVCKAHNCELVVLNNEDKTPEQELIEDLTSILVSFSGKLQGMGSQKKVEKCVEELKN; translated from the coding sequence ATGCTAAGACCTAAGGAAGTATGCCAACGCTTAGGAATATCCTATGCAACGCTTAGAGAATACGTAAAGAAGGGTTACATCAAACCAGTAATATTACAGAGTGGAAAGTGGAGGTTCAGAGAAGAGGACGTAGAAAAACTGATGGGAATCGTTAGAAAGAGGAAAGTGATCCTTTACGCGAGAGTGTCATCAAACGCACAGAAAGATGACTTAATAAACCAAGTAAAATACCTAGAGGAGAACGTTAAAGATTACGACCAAGTAATAACTGACGTGGGTTCTGGATTAAACATGAAGAGGAAAGGATTCCTCAAATTATTAAGAATGATACTAAACAACGAAGTGTCGAAAGTAGTCATAGCTTACCCAGAAACACTGACAAGGTTTGGTTTCGAGATAATAGAGGAAGTGTGCAAAGCACATAATTGCGAACTCGTGGTATTAAACAATGAGGACAAAACACCAGAACAAGAGTTAATCGAAGACCTAACCTCAATCCTAGTCTCCTTTAGCGGAAAATTGCAAGGAATGGGGAGTCAAAAGAAGGTGGAAAAGTGTGTCGAAGAACTTAAGAATTAA
- a CDS encoding RNA-guided endonuclease InsQ/TnpB family protein, producing MSKNLRIKSLQPEEEYIYLTYSLENDKKEETKILLENYKNLLQKALDWLWERVKVERKEAKKGKKVLTKVKITLPKKKQVYNTLRDELEKINKLASHYVDKAINDAYSILESWKRRAEKGQASLMKPRLKKVYVRVKSTLRKVDGEEVRITVRPYEYITFSWSHTWFSRRVKGLELGEPVIKEDKVYLPFRYRLPWFTPLDFLAIDSNLYTLDAYDGEKFIAFSLKELYSLKYGMELKRGRIQSFASKHGRKGKELLRKYSHRERNRVLDYIHKFVNSLLEMYPMTTFAVEKLNKQEMFEDANDSLSKKISRTVWRTIHRVLKYKAPLYGSFVKEVNPYLTSKSCPRCGWVSRNVGRTFHCERCGFTLDRQLNASLNIYLKMCGFPHIRYIPRVWVGVIPLKGRRGNGFTRDSGEAQGLRVDIKYYEIL from the coding sequence GTGTCGAAGAACTTAAGAATTAAATCACTCCAACCAGAGGAGGAGTACATTTACCTAACTTACTCCTTGGAGAATGATAAGAAGGAGGAGACGAAAATACTACTGGAGAACTACAAAAATCTACTGCAGAAAGCATTAGACTGGTTATGGGAGAGGGTGAAGGTAGAGAGAAAAGAAGCGAAGAAGGGTAAGAAAGTACTCACTAAGGTTAAAATAACCTTGCCTAAGAAAAAGCAAGTATACAATACGCTAAGGGATGAATTAGAGAAGATCAACAAGTTAGCTTCACACTACGTTGATAAGGCAATTAATGACGCCTACTCAATACTGGAAAGTTGGAAGAGGAGGGCTGAAAAGGGACAAGCATCACTGATGAAACCTAGATTGAAGAAGGTTTACGTTAGGGTAAAATCAACTCTTAGGAAGGTTGATGGCGAAGAGGTTAGGATTACAGTAAGACCTTACGAGTATATTACCTTCTCTTGGTCTCACACTTGGTTTTCACGAAGGGTTAAGGGGCTAGAACTAGGTGAGCCCGTGATAAAGGAGGATAAGGTGTATTTACCGTTCCGTTACAGATTACCTTGGTTTACTCCCTTAGATTTCCTAGCAATTGATAGTAACCTCTACACTCTAGACGCATACGATGGAGAGAAGTTTATCGCGTTTTCCTTGAAGGAGTTGTACAGTTTAAAATACGGTATGGAGTTGAAGAGGGGTAGAATACAGTCTTTCGCTTCAAAGCACGGTAGGAAGGGGAAAGAATTGTTGAGAAAATATTCCCACCGTGAGAGGAACCGCGTGTTGGATTATATTCACAAGTTCGTTAACAGTTTGCTGGAGATGTACCCTATGACGACATTTGCTGTTGAGAAGTTGAATAAGCAAGAGATGTTTGAAGATGCTAACGACTCCCTTTCTAAAAAGATTTCACGGACTGTGTGGAGGACTATACACCGTGTGCTAAAGTATAAGGCACCGCTTTACGGTTCCTTTGTTAAGGAGGTAAACCCATACCTCACTTCAAAGTCCTGCCCCAGATGTGGATGGGTTTCCCGAAATGTTGGCAGGACTTTTCATTGTGAGAGGTGTGGGTTCACTCTAGATAGACAACTGAACGCGTCACTAAATATTTACCTCAAAATGTGCGGGTTTCCCCACATCCGTTATATTCCGCGGGTGTGGGTTGGGGTTATCCCGCTAAAGGGGCGGAGGGGTAACGGGTTTACCCGTGACTCTGGTGAAGCCCAAGGGCTAAGGGTTGATATTAAATATTATGAAATCCTATGA
- a CDS encoding 3-methyl-2-oxobutanoate dehydrogenase subunit beta, with translation MTEVPSYIKEKKVIRQQYFLRGNAACPGCPIPKELDLLLEVMGKKTVLVVPASCSTVIMGDIHGSPSTVPVVHSAFASAAAIASGLSRQLKMRGEDAKVVVWAGDGATGDIGFATVSGAAERNEDILYVCYDNEAFMNTGIQRSSLTPYGAWTTTTPAGKREFKKPLPFIMMEHKIPYVATASIAYPFDYQAKVRKAKDIQGFRYIHLLSPCPPGWRFDSSLTIEVAKLAVETGIWPLFEVINGEFQLTGISKVLLDKSKRKPITEYLKLQGRFSKMSEKDIKIMQDAVDAMWDYIAELVKR, from the coding sequence ATGACTGAAGTGCCCTCTTATATTAAAGAAAAGAAAGTAATTAGACAACAGTACTTCCTAAGAGGAAACGCTGCCTGTCCGGGCTGTCCTATACCTAAAGAGTTAGATTTACTTCTAGAAGTTATGGGCAAGAAGACAGTTCTAGTAGTTCCTGCATCTTGCAGTACTGTAATAATGGGAGATATTCATGGATCTCCTTCAACTGTTCCGGTAGTACATAGTGCTTTTGCCTCGGCCGCAGCAATTGCTTCAGGATTAAGCAGGCAATTAAAAATGAGGGGAGAAGATGCTAAGGTAGTAGTTTGGGCAGGAGACGGAGCTACTGGTGATATAGGATTTGCTACTGTTAGTGGTGCAGCTGAGAGAAATGAGGACATACTTTACGTATGTTACGATAACGAAGCTTTCATGAATACTGGAATTCAAAGGTCCTCTTTAACTCCTTACGGAGCATGGACTACAACTACTCCTGCAGGTAAGAGGGAATTTAAGAAACCTCTGCCTTTCATTATGATGGAACATAAAATACCTTACGTGGCTACTGCGTCTATCGCTTATCCGTTCGATTATCAGGCTAAAGTTAGGAAAGCAAAGGATATTCAAGGATTTAGATATATTCACTTATTATCCCCCTGCCCTCCAGGTTGGAGATTTGATAGTAGTCTAACTATTGAAGTAGCAAAGCTTGCTGTTGAGACCGGAATTTGGCCTTTATTTGAGGTAATTAACGGAGAGTTCCAGCTAACGGGGATAAGTAAAGTTCTGCTAGACAAGAGTAAGAGAAAACCTATAACGGAATACCTTAAACTTCAAGGCAGGTTCAGTAAGATGAGCGAGAAAGATATAAAGATAATGCAGGATGCTGTTGATGCAATGTGGGATTATATTGCTGAATTAGTGAAAAGATAG
- a CDS encoding transketolase C-terminal domain-containing protein, producing the protein MITVQKNVTAMVGNHAVAYAVKQAKPQVLAVFPITPQTTMLEKLAEYIDNGELKAELIKVEGEHSALAAVYGAAVAGARVFTATSSQGLLYMTEMIYWVGGERVPIVNAVATRALAEPWSIWDDHEDFFSKRDASWIMMMAENVQDAYDMTLQAFRISEDKRVILPVMMGFDGFILTHTMERLEILDDETVEKFLPPREFNLIDFNDPVNVGPIAAPDDYMKIKYEAMKAMEGSKEVIEEISKEYERISGRKQYGLIECYECEDADYVFVTAGAWTGDAREAVRRLRNEGKKVGLLKLRVIRPFPKERIKEALKGVQGVVVFDREYSYGYGGILANEIKSAIYNTGIEVMSVIAGIGGKDVRPLHFQKVMEDALNGKKFEERWLND; encoded by the coding sequence ATGATAACCGTTCAAAAGAACGTAACCGCAATGGTAGGCAATCACGCAGTAGCTTACGCTGTTAAACAAGCTAAACCTCAAGTATTGGCTGTATTCCCAATAACTCCTCAAACTACTATGTTAGAGAAATTGGCAGAATATATAGATAACGGAGAGCTGAAGGCTGAATTAATAAAAGTTGAAGGGGAACATTCAGCTTTAGCAGCAGTTTATGGAGCAGCAGTTGCGGGAGCTAGAGTATTTACAGCAACCTCATCCCAAGGCTTACTTTACATGACAGAAATGATTTACTGGGTAGGAGGAGAAAGAGTACCTATTGTAAATGCAGTAGCAACTAGAGCATTAGCAGAACCTTGGTCCATTTGGGATGATCACGAGGACTTCTTTAGTAAAAGAGACGCCTCTTGGATAATGATGATGGCGGAAAACGTTCAAGATGCTTACGATATGACTTTACAGGCCTTTAGGATAAGTGAAGATAAGAGAGTAATTTTACCCGTCATGATGGGTTTTGATGGTTTCATTTTAACTCATACAATGGAGAGACTGGAAATCCTGGACGACGAGACTGTAGAAAAATTCCTTCCACCTAGGGAGTTCAACCTTATTGACTTTAACGATCCTGTAAATGTGGGTCCTATTGCTGCTCCAGACGATTACATGAAAATAAAGTATGAGGCAATGAAGGCTATGGAAGGAAGTAAGGAGGTTATTGAGGAAATAAGCAAGGAATACGAGAGAATCTCTGGAAGAAAACAGTATGGGCTAATAGAGTGTTATGAGTGTGAAGACGCAGATTACGTATTTGTTACAGCAGGAGCGTGGACCGGAGATGCTAGAGAGGCAGTAAGAAGGCTAAGGAACGAAGGGAAGAAAGTTGGTTTGCTTAAGTTAAGAGTAATAAGGCCTTTCCCGAAGGAGAGAATAAAGGAGGCATTAAAAGGAGTTCAAGGAGTTGTAGTGTTTGACAGGGAATACTCATATGGTTATGGAGGAATTTTGGCTAACGAAATTAAGTCAGCAATTTATAACACTGGAATAGAAGTTATGAGCGTAATTGCAGGCATAGGAGGTAAGGACGTTAGACCTCTTCACTTCCAAAAGGTTATGGAAGATGCTCTTAATGGTAAAAAATTTGAGGAGAGGTGGTTAAATGACTGA
- a CDS encoding 4Fe-4S binding protein, which translates to MINYPVPLGRPKIGSSGLTGHWRLMRPEIDYSKCTKCRLCVIYCPENTIDLLEGFDVRIDYDYCKGCGVCAQICPQKAIQMIPEVK; encoded by the coding sequence ATGATTAACTATCCAGTACCTTTAGGAAGGCCTAAAATTGGTTCATCAGGATTAACCGGCCATTGGAGGTTAATGAGGCCGGAAATTGATTACTCAAAGTGCACTAAGTGCAGACTTTGCGTTATTTATTGTCCAGAGAATACTATAGACCTTCTAGAAGGATTTGACGTAAGGATAGATTACGATTATTGTAAAGGTTGTGGAGTTTGTGCTCAAATTTGTCCTCAGAAAGCAATACAAATGATTCCGGAGGTGAAATGA